A single genomic interval of Juglans regia cultivar Chandler chromosome 1, Walnut 2.0, whole genome shotgun sequence harbors:
- the LOC108996033 gene encoding transcription factor UNE12-like, with protein MANNHPSAEATTNDDFLDQILGIPTFGSADPGGLPVPDAGLSSGGHPPMMLQLSSGDGSGGFHGQVFPLGLSLEQGKGGFLKPEDASGSSKRFRDDLVDGRASSMKNVFHGQPMPTTLAAAPHPPAMRPRVRARRGQATDPHSIAERLRRERIAERIRALQELVPSVNKTDRAAMLDEIVDYVKFLRLQVKVLSMSRLGGAGAVAPLVTDIPLSSVEEEGSDGGRNQPAWDKWSNDGTERQVAKLMEENVGAAMQFLQSKALCIMPISLASAIYQTQPSDTSSIVKPESNLPP; from the exons ATGGCGAATAACCACCCATCCGCCGAGGCCACCACTAACGATGACTTCCTCGACCAAATTCTCGGCATCCCGACCTTTGGTTCTGCCGACCCCGGAGGCTTGCCTGTACCGGACGCTGGATTGTCCTCCGGCGGTCATCCGCCTATGATGCTTCAGCTCAGCTCTGGCGACGGCTCCGGAGGGTTTCACGGGCAGGTATTCCCGTTAGGGCTGAGCTTGGAGCAGGGAAAGGGAGGGTTTCTGAAGCCCGAGGATGCCTCTGGGAGTAGCAAAAGATTTCGCGATGACCTCGTTGATGGTAGAGCTTCTTCTATGAAAAAT GTTTTCCATGGCCAACCAATGCCTACTACTCTTGCTGCAGCACCACATCCACCAGCAATGCGCCCAAGGGTACGGGCTAGACGAGGTCAGGCCACAGATCCACACAGCATAGCTGAGCGG TTGCGGAGAGAAAGAATAGCAGAAAGAATCAGGGCATTGCAGGAACTGGTTCCTAGCGTCAATAAG ACGGATAGAGCTGCCATGCTTGATGAGATTGTGGATTATGTGAAGTTCCTGAGGCTTCAAGTAAAG GTTTTGAGCATGAGTAGATTGGGCGGAGCTGGTGCAGTGGCACCACTTGTAACAGATATTCCACTATCATCAGTTGAG GAAGAAGGCAGCGATGGTGGAAGAAACCAACCAGCGTGGGATAAGTGGTCTAACGATGGCACCGAACGTCAGGTGGCTAAGCTCATGGAAGAAAATGTCGGGGCTGCCATGCAATTCCTTCAATCGAAGGCTCTCTGCATCATGCCTATCTCATTGGCATCGGCCATTTACCAGACACAGCCATCAGACACCTCTAGTATTGTCAAGCCAGAAAGCAATCTCCCTCCATAG
- the LOC108995929 gene encoding LOW QUALITY PROTEIN: protein OSB2, chloroplastic-like (The sequence of the model RefSeq protein was modified relative to this genomic sequence to represent the inferred CDS: deleted 2 bases in 1 codon), translating to MQQALKKSCQFPKSLSLPNGIEPDVSTLLLQPSSLSTTRTTRNFVCIIPKFPFPNLRIPSLAAPSSTNRCLQLRCSVDHKDQQQYSTNTQVAYPKPTEIQWSKELSNTVNIIGIVGTPSGKALAWTRLAVKKSASLTSWINLTFWDELAHISFQHVEKGHQISVSGRLVADIVESEDGKQQTYYKVIVQQLNFVERSLSSTPLYDHDSNSMMAGKKLGNIAASNVGSVEELWQAFFANPVDWWDNRKNKKNPKYPDFKHKDTGEALWVEGRYNPPWVKSQLAILDTRMGSLYDQDARIDANIVACDKFLPF from the exons ATGCAGCAGGCCCTTAAAAAGTCTTGCCAGTTTCCAA AGTCTCTCAGTTTACCTAATGGCATTGAACCGGACGTTAGTACGTTACTATTACAACCATCTTCATTATCTACGACGAGAACAACGAGGAACTTTGTCTGTATAATACCCAAATTCCCATTCCCAAACCTGAGAATCCCATCTCTGGCCGCACCATCTTCCACAAATCGGTGCTTGCAGTTGAGATGCTCGGTGGATCACAAGGACCAGCAGCAGTACAGTACCAACACCCAGGTGGCGTATCCGAAGCCCACGGAGATCCAGTGGAGTAAGGAGCTCAGCAACACGGTGAACATCATCGGCATTGTCGGCACCCCCTCTGGCAAAGCCCTCGCCTGGACGCGCCTCGCCGTCAAGAAGTCCGCCTCCCTCACCTCCTG GATAAATTTGACATTTTGGGATGAGCTAGCGCATATTTCTTTTCAGCATGTGGAGAAGGGCCACCAAATATCTGTCTCGGGCCGGCTGGTCGCAGATATAGTTGAAAGCGAAGATGGAAAACAGCAGACCTACTACAAG GTAATTGTTCAACAACTTAATTTTGTTGAAAGGAGC CTCTCATCCACGCCTTTGTATGATCATGACTCTAATTCCATGATGGCAG GTAAAAAGCTTGGAAATATTGCTGCAAGTAATGTGGGTTCTGTCGAAGAATTATGGCAAGCCTTCTTTGCTAATCCAGTGGATTGGTGGGATAATAGGAAGAACAAG AAGAACCCAAAATATCCGGATTTTAAGCACAAAGATACTGGAGAAGCTTTGTGGGTTGAAGGCAGGTACAATCCGCCATGGGTGAAGTCCCAACTGGCAATACTGGATACACGAATGGGGTCCCTCTATGATCAGGATGCTAGGATTGATGCAAATATAGTGGCTTGTGATAAATTCTTGCCTTTTTAA